The genomic stretch TGGAAATCGACAAAATCGTCTTCGTGCTGGAGGTAGGGGTGGTATTCGACCTGGTTGATCACTGGGGGGTGCTTGGCTGTTGAGAGGATTGATTccaggtggtgagggaggaagtTGGAGACGCCGATTGATTTGGCGCGGCCCGAGTCTTTGATCGCTTCCATTTCTGCCCAAGCCGACTGGAGGGCTTCaggggaggagagaggggagCCGAAGAAAGGGGAGTGGATCAGGTAGAGGTCTACGTAATCGAGGGaaaggttggagagggagcggtCAAAGGCTTGTTGGATTGTTTCGCCTTGGCGGCACGAGGTTTTGGTCgtgatgaagagggttgAGCGGGGGATGCCGGAGGTTTGGATGGCGGTGCCGAGTTCTTTTTCGTTGCCGTAGGCTTCTGCGCCGTCGAGGTGGGTGTACCCTGCCTTGAGGGCGGTGACGGTGGCAGCGACGACATCTTCGTTGAACTTGGACTTGTCGCCGCGTTTGAAGTTTGCGGTGCCGAGACCGTAGCCGAGCTTTTATACAGATGGTTAGGGGAGGGAAggtgagatgatgggagggagggggcttACAAAGGGGATTTCGTTGCCGTCGCTGAGCctgaggttggggatgtggtCGAGCTGTTTGGGGGTTGCGCCTGAGGCGTCGGGGGCGTGGGAGGCTTCGATGGAGTTCATTTTGGTGTAGGACGCTATGAGGTATCTGTGAGTTTGTGAGGGTGgtctcggtggtgatgatgagggtttTATAAGCGCTCACTATAGGTAGTACCAGGTTAACTCCGATGTCGTGAATGTGGCTTAAATGTCGAATTCGAATTCCCAATCGAATAAATGGCTGCAAGAGAACGGCACCAGCGTGCCATCCCGGCCTCGGTCCCGGCAAGGCGGGAGCGGGGGCACCCCGCagcggcgggaggggggggcacGGGAGTAGATGCGGGGCGTCATCCCATCGGCTATGGCGTCATAGGGTCTGGGGTTGGTTTGATCTGATAATGCACGCCATCTTTCATGTTTGGACCTGGCCGGTTGCCAAGAGCTGAGATATTCTCATAATCCCATATCAAAGAATTCATCAGATTGCCACCTCAAGACAGAACTCTGCAAAAGTCCATGATTCATACATATGTTTCTCCACGGGTTCGCATTGGGTGCTTATGCCAAGACAGACCCTTGTACCACCCTCCATGACGTTCAACGACTTGCCGTTGACAGCCGCCACTCACTGCGACAGCCCCGCGATGTCAAACCATCGCTGATTGATAAGCCATTTCTTTCACAGCCTTATacaaccctccccctttttttttttttttttgctttttttcgCCATCACCCTCACAGCTCTGCTTCAGACAAACAGTCCTCAAACCTTTGTAagccccaacctcaaccatTTCACCAGCGCCGCGCCTATGCGCTTCCCAGCACCAGCATCCCGCTGTCTAGCCCTCGCATCCCACCTCCGCTATCCCACCTTCAACCAGCTCcccttcttgatctcccGCAACTTCTCAGTCCTCCCCTCAAACAtgggctcctcctcccaacctgggggcctccccctcaaatccctccccaaatcctggaccctcccctccctcctccccccagacCCCTTataccccacccccctttcgTCTCACAACACCCCCCGAGATGAAATCACCCCCCGCCAAGTCCGCAACGGCCTCTTCACCTACGTCCGTCCAGAACACCAATCGACCTACCAACTCCTCGCCATATCCCCCGCCGCCTTCAAAACCCTAAACCTCTCCCTTTCCGAGGCCACCACGCCTGAATTCGCCGAGACGGTAGTCGGTAACAAGCTCTGGGATTTTGACGAGACGGACGAATCGAATCGAAACTACCCCTGGTCGCAAAACTATGGTGGTTTCCAGTTTGGTAGCTGGGCCGGGCAGTTGGGTGATGGACGGGTTATCAGCTTGTTTGAGACAACGAGCGAGCAGACGGGAAAGAGATACGAAGTCCAGCTGAAAGGCGCGGGCATGACGCCCTACTCCCGCTTTGCCGACGGAAAGGCGGTGCTGAGGAGTAGTATAAGGGAGTTCATCGTCTCTGAGGCTCTCCACGGCCTCGGCATTCCCACCACCCGCGCTCTGGCTTTGACGCTTTTGCCTGAGGAGAGGGTTAGACGGGAAAGGATGGAGCCAGGGGCGATCGTGGTCAGGTTTGCAGAGACGTGGATCAGGCTAGGGAATTTTGATTTGTTgagggcgaggggggag from Podospora pseudopauciseta strain CBS 411.78 chromosome 3, whole genome shotgun sequence encodes the following:
- a CDS encoding hypothetical protein (COG:S; EggNog:ENOG503NY9D) is translated as MNSIEASHAPDASGATPKQLDHIPNLRLSDGNEIPFLGYGLGTANFKRGDKSKFNEDVVAATVTALKAGYTHLDGAEAYGNEKELGTAIQTSGIPRSTLFITTKTSCRQGETIQQAFDRSLSNLSLDYVDLYLIHSPFFGSPLSSPEALQSAWAEMEAIKDSGRAKSIGVSNFLPHHLESILSTAKHPPVINQVEYHPYLQHEDDFVDFHRRHNIALAAYAPLTPITKAPGGPVDQVYERLANKYGVGEGEVGLRWVLDQGIVALTTSKREERLKGWLSKLPKFKLTPREVKEISEAGKGRHYRGFWNNRFEEGDRR